A region of the Hylaeus volcanicus isolate JK05 chromosome 5, UHH_iyHylVolc1.0_haploid, whole genome shotgun sequence genome:
AGAAAATTTTAGTACCACCGCAtatcatttattcgaaataaagcTTTCAAAAAATGCATCGAAAGCCTTGGAAAAGTCTTTAGAGACCATATCTACGCGTTGAGCCAATCTCCACGAATTGTGCAATATCTTCGATGTAGTACAAAAAACGATTGTTCGCGACCAATGTATGAGAGATTTTCCATGGTATAGGAAAGTTGCTAGACTTACGGGAgctattgaaaattgttgaaaaattcacgatCAAATAAATTGAGATGATTGGTAACATCGAGCGACTGACCGAACGATCGTGAACTATAAGTCGGTGAAACTGATGAAAAATACGTGATTTATTTGGCAGGAAATACCGTTGACGCCGACATCGAAAGCATTCGAGGTATGGAACAACACGGTCAGTCTGCCACCCatgtatttgaaaatacatttcttcaATTGGACCAATCCGGAGGAATTGATGATTCGTGGAAAAAAACCGATTCTCGAGGAGGTTGGCCCTTACGTGTTCCGGTAGGTAAATTTATATGTAAGAAGGTGGGTTCGCGCGTTCTCGCGGTGCGGTTGCTCCGTCGCGGCCGCTGGATCAACGATGATCGATACGGTTCGGCGCGCGTTAGCCTAGAGAAGAGGAAACAGCGTGAATAGGGAACTCTGCGATGCTCTGCTCATAAATACCTAGTAACGAGTATTTTCGTGACGCGACGAGAATAAAACACAGTGCGTTTCTCGTGGAGTACCAATTAGCTGTCGCGTCGATTCGTCCGGGTACGAGGCTTCGATTCGCGTCACGAAAATCGAGGACTCGTGTCGGGAAAAAGATTGTTGCAGTCGAAGCGGAAATTGTTTGCATAACGTTAGATTCTTGCCCAACTCGATCCGAGCCGAACCGACccgatccgatccgatccgatccgatccgatccgatccgCGATACAGCTCGAATTCCGAATGCAATTCGCACGACGATGCATCGCGTCGAATTCCGATTATTTACCGGACGAGTTCTAATCGACCTTTTCACCGGACCATTACAGTACACTGTTTAATCACCGATAAGAAGACACAGTTAACCTCGCGATATTGACATCTTAACGAACGAGTAAAACGTGTCCCGGTCGAACAACAAAGTTAGCGTAGGTGGTGCAAACGTTACACATGGTAATTGgtgaattaattactttctccTTGGTCAAAAACGCGTATGGACGCgactcgtttctttctccgCGTCGTCCTTCGACCGAGCCGGTTCGCGTACAGTCGAGCATCTCCTCGAGGACAACATGCGAGAGAAGCGCCTTCGATTTCGCGagcatatttcaatttcagcggaggcgaaacaaagaaaattatgaCGAGTCGCGTATCACGGTTTAACGGACAACgaacgtttaattatattctagTTTCTCAAATAACGTTTAGCGGAAACGCGAGCTTCGATTCTGTAGCGAACGACGGGACGGGCTGATCGACAGCTGATCGCATTCGGAATTTAACGTAACCGGTACTCTCGAAAGGATCCAATCGTGGCGCAACCCTTCGACTCTCGGTTCGCGAGGATCGTGTCTAGTACGTAGTTTTCGGTCTTTGCTCGAgacgacggcgacggcgacggcggTGGCGTAGCGGTTACGCAACGAAAAGATTGCGGTGGTAACGATAAGGGAAGATTGGGCAGGTCGCGAGGCGCATCCGTACGCTTAGCGGTCGGCAATTGTCGCGTCAAATCTAATCAACGAGGCACGTACGGATACGCGAGTTAAAGCATCGAATCACGGTTCTCCGATGATGCGCCCGCACTCCGCGACTAATTGGACATTCCCGCTAGAACCGATTCCAAACAACGACTCTCTTAATTTCACGGTGTGCGGTTCGTTTGTGGAATTTCTTGTCCCTTTGCTGTCCGATTCCCATCGATGCACCTTTACGCGACCGTACGCAATACCCTGCAAAAATTACGAGACTCGAGTGTTTCGTAATTAATGCCGTGGAAACTCGTTACGATTACAACATAATTTACcaggtaaatttaaatttcagggaaattcgcgaaaaagtGGACACGACTTTTCATCCAGAGAACAACACCGTCAGTTATTTTCAACGACGATGGTGGTTCTTCGAACCGAAGCTGACCAACGGCTCATTGAACGATACCGTCACGCAATTAAACTCCGTTGCGATCGTGAGTAAACTTTGACAAGTTATACCCGCTAGATCTGATCGATAGACGTTTGTTTCGGAAAATCCAAAAGATCGAAAGTTAAAGGATAAATAATTCCAGACGTTTCTCTATTGTCGCGTAATTTGACAGTTTTGCTCGCGTTTCAGTCCGCGAAGCACAAGGTACGATACTGGGAGCCCATCGTGCAAAGTACTCTCTCGTATATGCTGTCGACTTCGAATGTGTACATCACGAAAACTGTCAACGAGCTGCTATTCGCTGGTTACGATGACCCGCTGATTAAACTTGGAAGACTGGCGGGTATGGGAGTAGACATTCCACCGTTCGACAAGTTTGGTTGGTTTTACATGGTACGTTGCTACATAGCGTAAAGAGAAAAACTTGAAGagttgcgtcgcgtcgcgtcgagcgAAAGAAGGGTTCGAATCGAATGGTTGACACTGGTTCGAGTCGCCGACGATCGCGATAAAACAATAACGAGTAGTTCGATGATTTGTTTCTCCGCGAAAGTTgacagaaattgtttatttaattgtgtCGAGGGCACACGGAAGGTCGCGGATGCGATTTGCGCTGTCGTAGCAACGGCATTACGGTCGACGATAAATTATTCGCAGCGAGACTTAAATTGGTACTGAATAGGACAGGTCGCGCGTAGGTCGCTGAATGACGAATGAAAAGCAACGGGAGGGcgtattatgtattaatttgttAGGTCGCGCGTGCAACGTTTACGACCAATCCAACGCTGGCTAGCCTTTCTTCTCGCGcgatatacatgtatatgcaGGTAGACGCATAGATAAATCGGTGAGAAAGAAATAAGACCGAAGCGATCGCATCGATCATGGTAAACCAATCGTAAGACTGGTTGTCTCGATTGTCTCGTTCTCGATTGTCTCGTTCTCGATTGTCTCGTTCTCGATCGCTTCGACTCTTTTCTAAAAGCTGTGCAACAGGGTCACGTTTGCTCGAACGTGGCTCTTTTCGATCTTGTTCTCTTTCGCAGAGAAATGGCTCCACGATGTTCGATGGCCACTTCAACATGGATACCGGTGTTCGCGACGTCGGCGAATTCGGGGTACTGAAGAAGTGGAACTACAGGGACACCATAAAATTCTTCAAGAGTCCGTGTAACATCGTGGAAGGAAGCGCCGGAGAATTCTGGCCACCGTATCGGCGGAAAGACGAGATCGTTCTGTTCAGCGGTGACTTGTGCAGGTCGGTGGTTTGGATAATGAGAGGAAAGGGAAAGGAAACGCGCGGATTCTCGGTGTTCCTTTGGTCTTTGTACGTGATAAATGAACCGTCGTCGAACCTTGAACCATCTTAATTCCCAAGTTCCCTCGTTAACCTTCGACACACGTAAATTGGATCGTCCGGTAATCCTGTTTGTTTGAGCGGTGGTTCCTTCGTGGCTCCGTGGCTGGAGACAAGTCTCGCGGTGTTCGCTTATCAACGAAACGCTATTAttgacgcgacgcgacgcgtaatcgttatcgatcgattcgatttgACATTTCACCGAAAACAGACAATTACGGCTAAACCGTTGAAACGTGGTACACATTGTATGTACTTACGTTTTTGTGTTTGTATCGCTTCCACTCGCGTTCTTTCCAGACCGTTAACGTTCGAGTACGCCCAGTCGACTTATCACAGCGGTGTGAAGGGTTATCGCTACGTACTCGGCGAGAAATCGTTAGGCAACAACACGCGGAGACGTTATCCCCACGAACAGGCGAAATACATCGAACAGACTACGACCACCGAGGACTTCTTCGAAGCCGACCACTCGGCGGAGGTCCCGGACTCTTTGGACGAGGATCCGGACGTTGTAAACATAGGCAACTGCTTTTGTAACGGAAAATGCACTCCTGTCGGTTTGATGAACATCAGCGCCTGCCGTTACGGTGCGCCGGTGTTCCTCAGTTTGCCGCACTTCTACAAAGCAGATCCCAGTCTCAGAGAGAGGTTCAAAGGTTTGAACCCTGACGAACAGCAACACGATTTCTTCATCACTTTGGAACCGGTAAGTGAGGAACGGTGCGAAACTGCAAATGCGCcttgcattttttattatcgacgATTTCTTTAACGAGCGCTCGCTCGTTATCGTTAGTTGTGACAACTCGATGaccgtcgcgtcgtgtcgGTCTACCTCTCCTCACCTTTTCTCACCTCACCTTTCctttcctctcctctcctctcctctccacTCCTCTCcactcctctcctctcctctcttcTCTTTACCATGCCTCACCCCGCCTCAACTACGCCTCGCGTCACCTTGAATTCATTGCAAGCTACTTTACGATGCAAACTTATCTTTGGATTTTTCCGTGAAATTCTACTCGATGAGTTtaacgtaaaagaaacgatcggttaccgtaaatataaataagttcGTCGTTCCAAGCGAAGATAGagcgacaaaaaaaaaaagtatcgagaTAAGCGATGTTTGGAAACGCCGTTATCTCGTCGAGTGTGCTTCAGCTCCAAGTGCCTTTGATCGGCTTCTACGCGTTCGCATAGACAACAAACACGAGCGAGCCTCCCCGCACCCCGCCTCTACCGCTTATCGCATTTCTTTCGACTATGTAAACATCTCGACGCGACGAAACTAACCCGATCGAGTcgcttgaaaataaattcaaaggaaACAAATGCGAACGCTGACTTGTCCTTTTACGCGATATTTCTATGCTGTACGTCTCTTAATAACGAACGATTATTTTCGTCGTTTACGACGATAGAGATAACGATGAATCGATGTTTTCGCAGACAACGGGCATTCCTCTGAAGGTGTCGGCAAAAATGCAAGTGAACATACTCCTGGAACCATCAAAAACTGTGTCGTAAGTACGTTTCCAATGATATACAGAATAACACCACCGTGAATATAATCGAACGGTACGAAGGTACAGTTTCCCAGCCTaggaacgacgcgacgcgacgctaAAGAATCGCGTGCACGCGCCACCGAATCCATACTCACAAACGATTTGTATGCAGCCTTTTCAAACAGGTTCCGACCATGTACTTCCCCGTGATGTGGTTTTCGTTAGAAGTCGAAGGCACCGAGGACTTATTCGACAACCTGAGGAAACTATTGTCGCTTCCGGACGTGTTCATGTACGCTGGCGCGTTTCTGATTCTCGCGGGAATCCTCGTAATATGCGTGTTGGCGCTGCTCTACCTACTCAAGAGGCATCGAGCCGGTGCGATAGCCACCGGCAAGGTAATCGACGTTTTCTTTGGCTTTCGTTCGCTTAGATATCTCGCCTGC
Encoded here:
- the LOC128877277 gene encoding protein croquemort-like translates to MRSTARTEHPVTMKPWANKTVGLGLLGLLLIIFGTCLYLLSPVLFHHILQKEIPLTPTSKAFEVWNNTVSLPPMYLKIHFFNWTNPEELMIRGKKPILEEVGPYVFREIREKVDTTFHPENNTVSYFQRRWWFFEPKLTNGSLNDTVTQLNSVAISAKHKVRYWEPIVQSTLSYMLSTSNVYITKTVNELLFAGYDDPLIKLGRLAGMGVDIPPFDKFGWFYMRNGSTMFDGHFNMDTGVRDVGEFGVLKKWNYRDTIKFFKSPCNIVEGSAGEFWPPYRRKDEIVLFSGDLCRPLTFEYAQSTYHSGVKGYRYVLGEKSLGNNTRRRYPHEQAKYIEQTTTTEDFFEADHSAEVPDSLDEDPDVVNIGNCFCNGKCTPVGLMNISACRYGAPVFLSLPHFYKADPSLRERFKGLNPDEQQHDFFITLEPTTGIPLKVSAKMQVNILLEPSKTVSLFKQVPTMYFPVMWFSLEVEGTEDLFDNLRKLLSLPDVFMYAGAFLILAGILVICVLALLYLLKRHRAGAIATGKNVKLRAISPAGDKSELMYVDKSVGNEEDGHARNDRKLYPSSIECFNMDLQSKLQHRK